A DNA window from Daucus carota subsp. sativus chromosome 3, DH1 v3.0, whole genome shotgun sequence contains the following coding sequences:
- the LOC108210476 gene encoding protein NSP-INTERACTING KINASE 1 isoform X1: protein MEMSSKTEAPFWFLIFLWLSCSADGLLSSKGVNFEVQALMAIKASLVDPHGVLDNWDADAVDPCSWTMITCSAESLVIGLGTPSQRLSGNLAPSIGNLTNLQIVLFQNNNISGQIPVEMGWLWKLQTLDLSDNNFYGGIPSSLGHLKSLQYMRLNNNSLTGEIPESLANLSRLTLVDLSFNNLSAPVPRISSKAFNIVGNTNICATGVEPDCNGTTLIPMSMSLNNTQSALHPGRPKSHKLAMVIGAIIVLISLLIFGFGLYLWWRHRHNQQLFFDVKDGHHEEISIGNIKKFSFRELQIATENFSSKNLLGQGGFGDVYKGCLQDGTAVAVKRLKDGSTSGGQKQFQTEIEMISLAVHRNLLRLYGFCMTATEKLLVYPYMSNGSVASRLKGIRGKPVLDWGLRKRIALGAARGLLYLHEQCDPKIIHRDVKAANILLDEYFEAVVGDFGLAKLLDHQDSHVTTAVRGTVGHIAPEYLSTGQSSEKTDVFGFGILLLELVTGQRALEFGKAANQKGAILDWVRKTLYKILHFINSLALNLSNWSIIWYSNVMQVKKVHQGKKLDILVDKDLKYKYDVLELEEIVQVALLCTQYLPAHRPKMSEVVRMLEGDGLAERWEASQKTEPAKYRSHELSSSERYSDLTDDSSLLVQAIELSGPR, encoded by the exons TGCAAGCATTAATGGCCATAAAAGCCTCATTGGTTGATCCTCATGGTGTTCTTGATAACTGGGATGCTGATGCTGTTGATCCTTGTAGCTGGACAATGATTACATGTTCTGCTGAAAGTCTGGTCATTGGCCT AGGAACTCCTAGCCAGAGGTTGTCTGGCAATCTTGCTCCAAGCATTGGCAACTTAACAAATCTCCAGATTGT GCTATTTCAGAACAATAATATATCAGGACAAATTCCTGTAGAGATGGGATGGCTCTGGAAGCTACAGACACTTGATCTTTCTGATAATAATTTCTATGGTGGAATTCCCTCCTCTCTAGGTCATTTGAAAAGTCTGCAGTACAT GAGGCTTAACAATAACAGTCTAACAGGCGAAATTCCGGAGTCGTTGGCCAATTTGAGTAGGCTTACTTTAGT AGACTTGTCTTTCAACAACTTGAGTGCCCCTGTTCCCAGAATTTCTTCTAAAGCATTCAA CATTGTGggaaatacaaatatatgtgcAACTGGGGTGGAGCCTGATTGCAATGGAACAACACTAATTCCGATGTCTATGTCCCTGAATAACACTCAAT CTGCTCTGCATCCTGGAAGGCCAAAAAGTCACAAACTTGCCATGGTCATTGGTGCAATCATTGTATTAATCTCATTGCTAATCTTTGGATTCGGGCTATATCTGTGGTGGAGGCACAGGCATAACCAGCAGTTATTTTTTGATGTCAAAG ATGGACATCATGAGGAAATCAGTATTGGAAATATAAAGAAGTTCTCATTCAGGGAACTTCAGATTGCAACGGAGAATTTCAGTAGTAAAAATCTGTTGGGGCAAGGTGGTTTTGGAGATGTCTACAAAGGTTGTCTTCAAGATGGTACTGCTGTGGCTGTCAAGAGGCTTAAAGATGGTAGTACTAGTGGAGGTCAAAAGCAATTCCAAACTGAAATCGAGATGATCAGCTTAGCAGTGCACCGAAATCTGCTCAGGCTCTATGGTTTTTGCATGACTGCCACAGAGAAACTTCTAGTTTACCCCTATATGTCCAATGGAAGTGTTGCTTCACGCCTTAAAGGTATCCGTG GAAAACCAGTCCTTGATTGGGGCCTAAGGAAGAGAATTGCACTGGGAGCTGCGAGGGGATTGTTGTACCTTCATGAGCAGTGTGACCCGAAGATAATACACAGAGATGTTAAGGCAGCCAATATATTGCTTGATGAATATTTTGAGGCTGTTGTAGGAGATTTTGGACTGGCAAAGCTTTTGGATCACCAGGATTCACATGTTACTACAGCAGTTAGGGGCACTGTGGGGCACATCGCTCCCGAGTATCTCTCAACTGGCCAGTCCTCTGAGAAAACGGATGTTTTTGGATTCGGGATCCTTCTGCTAGAACTAGTTACAGGACAAAGAGCCTTGGAATTTGGCAAGGCAGCTAATCAGAAAGGTGCAATCTTAGATTGGGTGAGaaaaacattatataaaatCCTACACTTCATTAACTCTTTGGCCTTAAACTTATCAAATTGGTCTATTATATGGTATTCAAATGTAATGCAGGTTAAAAAGGTTCACCAGGGAAAGAAGCTTGATATTTTAGTCGACAAGGATTTAAAATACAAGTATGATGTACTTGAGCTGGAAGAAATTGTTCAAGTGGCTCTTTTGTGCACTCAGTACCTCCCAGCACACAGACCAAAAATGTCTGAAGTCGTACGGATGCTTGAAGGCGATGGACTTGCAGAGAGATGGGAAGCCTCCCAGAAAACTGAACCAGCAAAATATAGATCACATGAACTTTCCTCATCAGAGCGATATTCGGACCTCACAGATGACTCTTCGTTGCTTGTTCAGGCCATAGAACTCTCTGGTCCAAGATAA
- the LOC108210476 gene encoding protein NSP-INTERACTING KINASE 1 isoform X7 — MGWLWKLQTLDLSDNNFYGGIPSSLGHLKSLQYMRLNNNSLTGEIPESLANLSRLTLVDLSFNNLSAPVPRISSKAFNIVGNTNICATGVEPDCNGTTLIPMSMSLNNTQSALHPGRPKSHKLAMVIGAIIVLISLLIFGFGLYLWWRHRHNQQLFFDVKDGHHEEISIGNIKKFSFRELQIATENFSSKNLLGQGGFGDVYKGCLQDGTAVAVKRLKDGSTSGGQKQFQTEIEMISLAVHRNLLRLYGFCMTATEKLLVYPYMSNGSVASRLKGKPVLDWGLRKRIALGAARGLLYLHEQCDPKIIHRDVKAANILLDEYFEAVVGDFGLAKLLDHQDSHVTTAVRGTVGHIAPEYLSTGQSSEKTDVFGFGILLLELVTGQRALEFGKAANQKGAILDWVKKVHQGKKLDILVDKDLKYKYDVLELEEIVQVALLCTQYLPAHRPKMSEVVRMLEGDGLAERWEASQKTEPAKYRSHELSSSERYSDLTDDSSLLVQAIELSGPR, encoded by the exons ATGGGATGGCTCTGGAAGCTACAGACACTTGATCTTTCTGATAATAATTTCTATGGTGGAATTCCCTCCTCTCTAGGTCATTTGAAAAGTCTGCAGTACAT GAGGCTTAACAATAACAGTCTAACAGGCGAAATTCCGGAGTCGTTGGCCAATTTGAGTAGGCTTACTTTAGT AGACTTGTCTTTCAACAACTTGAGTGCCCCTGTTCCCAGAATTTCTTCTAAAGCATTCAA CATTGTGggaaatacaaatatatgtgcAACTGGGGTGGAGCCTGATTGCAATGGAACAACACTAATTCCGATGTCTATGTCCCTGAATAACACTCAAT CTGCTCTGCATCCTGGAAGGCCAAAAAGTCACAAACTTGCCATGGTCATTGGTGCAATCATTGTATTAATCTCATTGCTAATCTTTGGATTCGGGCTATATCTGTGGTGGAGGCACAGGCATAACCAGCAGTTATTTTTTGATGTCAAAG ATGGACATCATGAGGAAATCAGTATTGGAAATATAAAGAAGTTCTCATTCAGGGAACTTCAGATTGCAACGGAGAATTTCAGTAGTAAAAATCTGTTGGGGCAAGGTGGTTTTGGAGATGTCTACAAAGGTTGTCTTCAAGATGGTACTGCTGTGGCTGTCAAGAGGCTTAAAGATGGTAGTACTAGTGGAGGTCAAAAGCAATTCCAAACTGAAATCGAGATGATCAGCTTAGCAGTGCACCGAAATCTGCTCAGGCTCTATGGTTTTTGCATGACTGCCACAGAGAAACTTCTAGTTTACCCCTATATGTCCAATGGAAGTGTTGCTTCACGCCTTAAAG GAAAACCAGTCCTTGATTGGGGCCTAAGGAAGAGAATTGCACTGGGAGCTGCGAGGGGATTGTTGTACCTTCATGAGCAGTGTGACCCGAAGATAATACACAGAGATGTTAAGGCAGCCAATATATTGCTTGATGAATATTTTGAGGCTGTTGTAGGAGATTTTGGACTGGCAAAGCTTTTGGATCACCAGGATTCACATGTTACTACAGCAGTTAGGGGCACTGTGGGGCACATCGCTCCCGAGTATCTCTCAACTGGCCAGTCCTCTGAGAAAACGGATGTTTTTGGATTCGGGATCCTTCTGCTAGAACTAGTTACAGGACAAAGAGCCTTGGAATTTGGCAAGGCAGCTAATCAGAAAGGTGCAATCTTAGATTGG GTTAAAAAGGTTCACCAGGGAAAGAAGCTTGATATTTTAGTCGACAAGGATTTAAAATACAAGTATGATGTACTTGAGCTGGAAGAAATTGTTCAAGTGGCTCTTTTGTGCACTCAGTACCTCCCAGCACACAGACCAAAAATGTCTGAAGTCGTACGGATGCTTGAAGGCGATGGACTTGCAGAGAGATGGGAAGCCTCCCAGAAAACTGAACCAGCAAAATATAGATCACATGAACTTTCCTCATCAGAGCGATATTCGGACCTCACAGATGACTCTTCGTTGCTTGTTCAGGCCATAGAACTCTCTGGTCCAAGATAA
- the LOC108210476 gene encoding protein NSP-INTERACTING KINASE 1 isoform X3: protein MEMSSKTEAPFWFLIFLWLSCSADGLLSSKGVNFEVQALMAIKASLVDPHGVLDNWDADAVDPCSWTMITCSAESLVIGLGTPSQRLSGNLAPSIGNLTNLQIVLFQNNNISGQIPVEMGWLWKLQTLDLSDNNFYGGIPSSLGHLKSLQYMRLNNNSLTGEIPESLANLSRLTLVDLSFNNLSAPVPRISSKAFNIVGNTNICATGVEPDCNGTTLIPMSMSLNNTQSALHPGRPKSHKLAMVIGAIIVLISLLIFGFGLYLWWRHRHNQQLFFDVKDGHHEEISIGNIKKFSFRELQIATENFSSKNLLGQGGFGDVYKGCLQDGTAVAVKRLKDGSTSGGQKQFQTEIEMISLAVHRNLLRLYGFCMTATEKLLVYPYMSNGSVASRLKGIRGKPVLDWGLRKRIALGAARGLLYLHEQCDPKIIHRDVKAANILLDEYFEAVVGDFGLAKLLDHQDSHVTTAVRGTVGHIAPEYLSTGQSSEKTDVFGFGILLLELVTGQRALEFGKAANQKGAILDWVKKVHQGKKLDILVDKDLKYKYDVLELEEIVQVALLCTQYLPAHRPKMSEVVRMLEGDGLAERWEASQKTEPAKYRSHELSSSERYSDLTDDSSLLVQAIELSGPR, encoded by the exons TGCAAGCATTAATGGCCATAAAAGCCTCATTGGTTGATCCTCATGGTGTTCTTGATAACTGGGATGCTGATGCTGTTGATCCTTGTAGCTGGACAATGATTACATGTTCTGCTGAAAGTCTGGTCATTGGCCT AGGAACTCCTAGCCAGAGGTTGTCTGGCAATCTTGCTCCAAGCATTGGCAACTTAACAAATCTCCAGATTGT GCTATTTCAGAACAATAATATATCAGGACAAATTCCTGTAGAGATGGGATGGCTCTGGAAGCTACAGACACTTGATCTTTCTGATAATAATTTCTATGGTGGAATTCCCTCCTCTCTAGGTCATTTGAAAAGTCTGCAGTACAT GAGGCTTAACAATAACAGTCTAACAGGCGAAATTCCGGAGTCGTTGGCCAATTTGAGTAGGCTTACTTTAGT AGACTTGTCTTTCAACAACTTGAGTGCCCCTGTTCCCAGAATTTCTTCTAAAGCATTCAA CATTGTGggaaatacaaatatatgtgcAACTGGGGTGGAGCCTGATTGCAATGGAACAACACTAATTCCGATGTCTATGTCCCTGAATAACACTCAAT CTGCTCTGCATCCTGGAAGGCCAAAAAGTCACAAACTTGCCATGGTCATTGGTGCAATCATTGTATTAATCTCATTGCTAATCTTTGGATTCGGGCTATATCTGTGGTGGAGGCACAGGCATAACCAGCAGTTATTTTTTGATGTCAAAG ATGGACATCATGAGGAAATCAGTATTGGAAATATAAAGAAGTTCTCATTCAGGGAACTTCAGATTGCAACGGAGAATTTCAGTAGTAAAAATCTGTTGGGGCAAGGTGGTTTTGGAGATGTCTACAAAGGTTGTCTTCAAGATGGTACTGCTGTGGCTGTCAAGAGGCTTAAAGATGGTAGTACTAGTGGAGGTCAAAAGCAATTCCAAACTGAAATCGAGATGATCAGCTTAGCAGTGCACCGAAATCTGCTCAGGCTCTATGGTTTTTGCATGACTGCCACAGAGAAACTTCTAGTTTACCCCTATATGTCCAATGGAAGTGTTGCTTCACGCCTTAAAGGTATCCGTG GAAAACCAGTCCTTGATTGGGGCCTAAGGAAGAGAATTGCACTGGGAGCTGCGAGGGGATTGTTGTACCTTCATGAGCAGTGTGACCCGAAGATAATACACAGAGATGTTAAGGCAGCCAATATATTGCTTGATGAATATTTTGAGGCTGTTGTAGGAGATTTTGGACTGGCAAAGCTTTTGGATCACCAGGATTCACATGTTACTACAGCAGTTAGGGGCACTGTGGGGCACATCGCTCCCGAGTATCTCTCAACTGGCCAGTCCTCTGAGAAAACGGATGTTTTTGGATTCGGGATCCTTCTGCTAGAACTAGTTACAGGACAAAGAGCCTTGGAATTTGGCAAGGCAGCTAATCAGAAAGGTGCAATCTTAGATTGG GTTAAAAAGGTTCACCAGGGAAAGAAGCTTGATATTTTAGTCGACAAGGATTTAAAATACAAGTATGATGTACTTGAGCTGGAAGAAATTGTTCAAGTGGCTCTTTTGTGCACTCAGTACCTCCCAGCACACAGACCAAAAATGTCTGAAGTCGTACGGATGCTTGAAGGCGATGGACTTGCAGAGAGATGGGAAGCCTCCCAGAAAACTGAACCAGCAAAATATAGATCACATGAACTTTCCTCATCAGAGCGATATTCGGACCTCACAGATGACTCTTCGTTGCTTGTTCAGGCCATAGAACTCTCTGGTCCAAGATAA
- the LOC108210476 gene encoding protein NSP-INTERACTING KINASE 1 isoform X2, whose product MEMSSKTEAPFWFLIFLWLSCSADGLLSSKGVNFEVQALMAIKASLVDPHGVLDNWDADAVDPCSWTMITCSAESLVIGLGTPSQRLSGNLAPSIGNLTNLQIVLFQNNNISGQIPVEMGWLWKLQTLDLSDNNFYGGIPSSLGHLKSLQYMRLNNNSLTGEIPESLANLSRLTLVDLSFNNLSAPVPRISSKAFNIVGNTNICATGVEPDCNGTTLIPMSMSLNNTQSALHPGRPKSHKLAMVIGAIIVLISLLIFGFGLYLWWRHRHNQQLFFDVKDGHHEEISIGNIKKFSFRELQIATENFSSKNLLGQGGFGDVYKGCLQDGTAVAVKRLKDGSTSGGQKQFQTEIEMISLAVHRNLLRLYGFCMTATEKLLVYPYMSNGSVASRLKGKPVLDWGLRKRIALGAARGLLYLHEQCDPKIIHRDVKAANILLDEYFEAVVGDFGLAKLLDHQDSHVTTAVRGTVGHIAPEYLSTGQSSEKTDVFGFGILLLELVTGQRALEFGKAANQKGAILDWVRKTLYKILHFINSLALNLSNWSIIWYSNVMQVKKVHQGKKLDILVDKDLKYKYDVLELEEIVQVALLCTQYLPAHRPKMSEVVRMLEGDGLAERWEASQKTEPAKYRSHELSSSERYSDLTDDSSLLVQAIELSGPR is encoded by the exons TGCAAGCATTAATGGCCATAAAAGCCTCATTGGTTGATCCTCATGGTGTTCTTGATAACTGGGATGCTGATGCTGTTGATCCTTGTAGCTGGACAATGATTACATGTTCTGCTGAAAGTCTGGTCATTGGCCT AGGAACTCCTAGCCAGAGGTTGTCTGGCAATCTTGCTCCAAGCATTGGCAACTTAACAAATCTCCAGATTGT GCTATTTCAGAACAATAATATATCAGGACAAATTCCTGTAGAGATGGGATGGCTCTGGAAGCTACAGACACTTGATCTTTCTGATAATAATTTCTATGGTGGAATTCCCTCCTCTCTAGGTCATTTGAAAAGTCTGCAGTACAT GAGGCTTAACAATAACAGTCTAACAGGCGAAATTCCGGAGTCGTTGGCCAATTTGAGTAGGCTTACTTTAGT AGACTTGTCTTTCAACAACTTGAGTGCCCCTGTTCCCAGAATTTCTTCTAAAGCATTCAA CATTGTGggaaatacaaatatatgtgcAACTGGGGTGGAGCCTGATTGCAATGGAACAACACTAATTCCGATGTCTATGTCCCTGAATAACACTCAAT CTGCTCTGCATCCTGGAAGGCCAAAAAGTCACAAACTTGCCATGGTCATTGGTGCAATCATTGTATTAATCTCATTGCTAATCTTTGGATTCGGGCTATATCTGTGGTGGAGGCACAGGCATAACCAGCAGTTATTTTTTGATGTCAAAG ATGGACATCATGAGGAAATCAGTATTGGAAATATAAAGAAGTTCTCATTCAGGGAACTTCAGATTGCAACGGAGAATTTCAGTAGTAAAAATCTGTTGGGGCAAGGTGGTTTTGGAGATGTCTACAAAGGTTGTCTTCAAGATGGTACTGCTGTGGCTGTCAAGAGGCTTAAAGATGGTAGTACTAGTGGAGGTCAAAAGCAATTCCAAACTGAAATCGAGATGATCAGCTTAGCAGTGCACCGAAATCTGCTCAGGCTCTATGGTTTTTGCATGACTGCCACAGAGAAACTTCTAGTTTACCCCTATATGTCCAATGGAAGTGTTGCTTCACGCCTTAAAG GAAAACCAGTCCTTGATTGGGGCCTAAGGAAGAGAATTGCACTGGGAGCTGCGAGGGGATTGTTGTACCTTCATGAGCAGTGTGACCCGAAGATAATACACAGAGATGTTAAGGCAGCCAATATATTGCTTGATGAATATTTTGAGGCTGTTGTAGGAGATTTTGGACTGGCAAAGCTTTTGGATCACCAGGATTCACATGTTACTACAGCAGTTAGGGGCACTGTGGGGCACATCGCTCCCGAGTATCTCTCAACTGGCCAGTCCTCTGAGAAAACGGATGTTTTTGGATTCGGGATCCTTCTGCTAGAACTAGTTACAGGACAAAGAGCCTTGGAATTTGGCAAGGCAGCTAATCAGAAAGGTGCAATCTTAGATTGGGTGAGaaaaacattatataaaatCCTACACTTCATTAACTCTTTGGCCTTAAACTTATCAAATTGGTCTATTATATGGTATTCAAATGTAATGCAGGTTAAAAAGGTTCACCAGGGAAAGAAGCTTGATATTTTAGTCGACAAGGATTTAAAATACAAGTATGATGTACTTGAGCTGGAAGAAATTGTTCAAGTGGCTCTTTTGTGCACTCAGTACCTCCCAGCACACAGACCAAAAATGTCTGAAGTCGTACGGATGCTTGAAGGCGATGGACTTGCAGAGAGATGGGAAGCCTCCCAGAAAACTGAACCAGCAAAATATAGATCACATGAACTTTCCTCATCAGAGCGATATTCGGACCTCACAGATGACTCTTCGTTGCTTGTTCAGGCCATAGAACTCTCTGGTCCAAGATAA
- the LOC108210476 gene encoding protein NSP-INTERACTING KINASE 1 isoform X6, with the protein MEMSSKTEAPFWFLIFLWLSCSADGLLSSKGVNFEVQALMAIKASLVDPHGVLDNWDADAVDPCSWTMITCSAESLVIGLGTPSQRLSGNLAPSIGNLTNLQIVLFQNNNISGQIPVEMGWLWKLQTLDLSDNNFYGGIPSSLGHLKSLQYMRLNNNSLTGEIPESLANLSRLTLVDLSFNNLSAPVPRISSKAFNIVGNTNICATGVEPDCNGTTLIPMSMSLNNTQSALHPGRPKSHKLAMVIGAIIVLISLLIFGFGLYLWWRHRHNQQLFFDVKDGHHEEISIGNIKKFSFRELQIATENFSSKNLLGQGGFGDVYKGCLQDGTAVAVKRLKDGSTSGGQKQFQTEIEMISLAVHRNLLRLYGFCMTATEKLLVYPYMSNGSVASRLKGIRGKPVLDWGLRKRIALGAARGLLYLHEQCDPKIIHRDVKAANILLDEYFEAVVGDFGLAKLLDHQDSHVTTAVRGTVGHIAPEYLSTGQSSEKTDVFGFGILLLELVTGQRALEFGKAANQKG; encoded by the exons TGCAAGCATTAATGGCCATAAAAGCCTCATTGGTTGATCCTCATGGTGTTCTTGATAACTGGGATGCTGATGCTGTTGATCCTTGTAGCTGGACAATGATTACATGTTCTGCTGAAAGTCTGGTCATTGGCCT AGGAACTCCTAGCCAGAGGTTGTCTGGCAATCTTGCTCCAAGCATTGGCAACTTAACAAATCTCCAGATTGT GCTATTTCAGAACAATAATATATCAGGACAAATTCCTGTAGAGATGGGATGGCTCTGGAAGCTACAGACACTTGATCTTTCTGATAATAATTTCTATGGTGGAATTCCCTCCTCTCTAGGTCATTTGAAAAGTCTGCAGTACAT GAGGCTTAACAATAACAGTCTAACAGGCGAAATTCCGGAGTCGTTGGCCAATTTGAGTAGGCTTACTTTAGT AGACTTGTCTTTCAACAACTTGAGTGCCCCTGTTCCCAGAATTTCTTCTAAAGCATTCAA CATTGTGggaaatacaaatatatgtgcAACTGGGGTGGAGCCTGATTGCAATGGAACAACACTAATTCCGATGTCTATGTCCCTGAATAACACTCAAT CTGCTCTGCATCCTGGAAGGCCAAAAAGTCACAAACTTGCCATGGTCATTGGTGCAATCATTGTATTAATCTCATTGCTAATCTTTGGATTCGGGCTATATCTGTGGTGGAGGCACAGGCATAACCAGCAGTTATTTTTTGATGTCAAAG ATGGACATCATGAGGAAATCAGTATTGGAAATATAAAGAAGTTCTCATTCAGGGAACTTCAGATTGCAACGGAGAATTTCAGTAGTAAAAATCTGTTGGGGCAAGGTGGTTTTGGAGATGTCTACAAAGGTTGTCTTCAAGATGGTACTGCTGTGGCTGTCAAGAGGCTTAAAGATGGTAGTACTAGTGGAGGTCAAAAGCAATTCCAAACTGAAATCGAGATGATCAGCTTAGCAGTGCACCGAAATCTGCTCAGGCTCTATGGTTTTTGCATGACTGCCACAGAGAAACTTCTAGTTTACCCCTATATGTCCAATGGAAGTGTTGCTTCACGCCTTAAAGGTATCCGTG GAAAACCAGTCCTTGATTGGGGCCTAAGGAAGAGAATTGCACTGGGAGCTGCGAGGGGATTGTTGTACCTTCATGAGCAGTGTGACCCGAAGATAATACACAGAGATGTTAAGGCAGCCAATATATTGCTTGATGAATATTTTGAGGCTGTTGTAGGAGATTTTGGACTGGCAAAGCTTTTGGATCACCAGGATTCACATGTTACTACAGCAGTTAGGGGCACTGTGGGGCACATCGCTCCCGAGTATCTCTCAACTGGCCAGTCCTCTGAGAAAACGGATGTTTTTGGATTCGGGATCCTTCTGCTAGAACTAGTTACAGGACAAAGAGCCTTGGAATTTGGCAAGGCAGCTAATCAGAAAG GTTAA
- the LOC108210476 gene encoding protein NSP-INTERACTING KINASE 1 isoform X4 yields MEMSSKTEAPFWFLIFLWLSCSADGLLSSKGVNFEVQALMAIKASLVDPHGVLDNWDADAVDPCSWTMITCSAESLVIGLGTPSQRLSGNLAPSIGNLTNLQIVLFQNNNISGQIPVEMGWLWKLQTLDLSDNNFYGGIPSSLGHLKSLQYMRLNNNSLTGEIPESLANLSRLTLVDLSFNNLSAPVPRISSKAFNIVGNTNICATGVEPDCNGTTLIPMSMSLNNTQSALHPGRPKSHKLAMVIGAIIVLISLLIFGFGLYLWWRHRHNQQLFFDVKDGHHEEISIGNIKKFSFRELQIATENFSSKNLLGQGGFGDVYKGCLQDGTAVAVKRLKDGSTSGGQKQFQTEIEMISLAVHRNLLRLYGFCMTATEKLLVYPYMSNGSVASRLKGKPVLDWGLRKRIALGAARGLLYLHEQCDPKIIHRDVKAANILLDEYFEAVVGDFGLAKLLDHQDSHVTTAVRGTVGHIAPEYLSTGQSSEKTDVFGFGILLLELVTGQRALEFGKAANQKGAILDWVKKVHQGKKLDILVDKDLKYKYDVLELEEIVQVALLCTQYLPAHRPKMSEVVRMLEGDGLAERWEASQKTEPAKYRSHELSSSERYSDLTDDSSLLVQAIELSGPR; encoded by the exons TGCAAGCATTAATGGCCATAAAAGCCTCATTGGTTGATCCTCATGGTGTTCTTGATAACTGGGATGCTGATGCTGTTGATCCTTGTAGCTGGACAATGATTACATGTTCTGCTGAAAGTCTGGTCATTGGCCT AGGAACTCCTAGCCAGAGGTTGTCTGGCAATCTTGCTCCAAGCATTGGCAACTTAACAAATCTCCAGATTGT GCTATTTCAGAACAATAATATATCAGGACAAATTCCTGTAGAGATGGGATGGCTCTGGAAGCTACAGACACTTGATCTTTCTGATAATAATTTCTATGGTGGAATTCCCTCCTCTCTAGGTCATTTGAAAAGTCTGCAGTACAT GAGGCTTAACAATAACAGTCTAACAGGCGAAATTCCGGAGTCGTTGGCCAATTTGAGTAGGCTTACTTTAGT AGACTTGTCTTTCAACAACTTGAGTGCCCCTGTTCCCAGAATTTCTTCTAAAGCATTCAA CATTGTGggaaatacaaatatatgtgcAACTGGGGTGGAGCCTGATTGCAATGGAACAACACTAATTCCGATGTCTATGTCCCTGAATAACACTCAAT CTGCTCTGCATCCTGGAAGGCCAAAAAGTCACAAACTTGCCATGGTCATTGGTGCAATCATTGTATTAATCTCATTGCTAATCTTTGGATTCGGGCTATATCTGTGGTGGAGGCACAGGCATAACCAGCAGTTATTTTTTGATGTCAAAG ATGGACATCATGAGGAAATCAGTATTGGAAATATAAAGAAGTTCTCATTCAGGGAACTTCAGATTGCAACGGAGAATTTCAGTAGTAAAAATCTGTTGGGGCAAGGTGGTTTTGGAGATGTCTACAAAGGTTGTCTTCAAGATGGTACTGCTGTGGCTGTCAAGAGGCTTAAAGATGGTAGTACTAGTGGAGGTCAAAAGCAATTCCAAACTGAAATCGAGATGATCAGCTTAGCAGTGCACCGAAATCTGCTCAGGCTCTATGGTTTTTGCATGACTGCCACAGAGAAACTTCTAGTTTACCCCTATATGTCCAATGGAAGTGTTGCTTCACGCCTTAAAG GAAAACCAGTCCTTGATTGGGGCCTAAGGAAGAGAATTGCACTGGGAGCTGCGAGGGGATTGTTGTACCTTCATGAGCAGTGTGACCCGAAGATAATACACAGAGATGTTAAGGCAGCCAATATATTGCTTGATGAATATTTTGAGGCTGTTGTAGGAGATTTTGGACTGGCAAAGCTTTTGGATCACCAGGATTCACATGTTACTACAGCAGTTAGGGGCACTGTGGGGCACATCGCTCCCGAGTATCTCTCAACTGGCCAGTCCTCTGAGAAAACGGATGTTTTTGGATTCGGGATCCTTCTGCTAGAACTAGTTACAGGACAAAGAGCCTTGGAATTTGGCAAGGCAGCTAATCAGAAAGGTGCAATCTTAGATTGG GTTAAAAAGGTTCACCAGGGAAAGAAGCTTGATATTTTAGTCGACAAGGATTTAAAATACAAGTATGATGTACTTGAGCTGGAAGAAATTGTTCAAGTGGCTCTTTTGTGCACTCAGTACCTCCCAGCACACAGACCAAAAATGTCTGAAGTCGTACGGATGCTTGAAGGCGATGGACTTGCAGAGAGATGGGAAGCCTCCCAGAAAACTGAACCAGCAAAATATAGATCACATGAACTTTCCTCATCAGAGCGATATTCGGACCTCACAGATGACTCTTCGTTGCTTGTTCAGGCCATAGAACTCTCTGGTCCAAGATAA